A window from uncultured Desulfobacter sp. encodes these proteins:
- a CDS encoding DMT family transporter has protein sequence MFGFLKNMFPPGLHYVLLSTLGFALMSACVKYAGSFGIPVFEIVAARALVSVLISYADVKRKHISIWGTNKPLLFARGLVGTIALICVYYATTTLPLAEATLLQYTHPVFTSLLALVFLKEPIQGSTKICLLLSLIGLFAVVSPAFMEQAVHELPLFSVAVAITGAFWSGIAYIIVRKLSQTEDSSVIIFYFPLVALPVSLILLGNDFVRPNLHLTFMLVLVGLFTQLGQLGLTNAMKTLTAGKASAYSYLQIVFAVLISVFIFKEIPPLWTYIGGALIISGALINVLDSKVKTESGRKNAQIK, from the coding sequence ATGTTCGGCTTTCTAAAAAATATGTTTCCCCCAGGGCTTCACTATGTACTTCTTTCAACATTGGGCTTTGCCTTGATGTCGGCATGTGTAAAGTATGCCGGCAGTTTCGGAATCCCCGTATTTGAGATCGTTGCAGCCCGCGCCCTGGTCTCTGTGCTGATCAGTTATGCCGACGTAAAACGCAAGCATATCTCTATTTGGGGGACCAATAAACCTCTTTTGTTTGCCAGAGGCCTGGTCGGAACCATTGCCCTGATCTGCGTGTACTATGCCACGACCACCCTGCCTTTGGCCGAGGCTACACTTTTACAGTATACCCATCCGGTGTTCACGTCATTGCTGGCGCTCGTCTTTCTTAAAGAGCCTATTCAGGGATCCACCAAAATCTGCCTTCTTCTCAGTTTGATCGGATTGTTTGCGGTCGTAAGCCCGGCCTTCATGGAACAGGCAGTACATGAATTACCCTTATTCAGTGTCGCTGTGGCAATCACAGGGGCGTTTTGGAGTGGCATCGCTTATATTATCGTCAGAAAACTGAGTCAAACAGAAGATTCGTCGGTCATTATTTTCTACTTTCCATTGGTGGCCCTGCCGGTCTCTTTGATACTGCTGGGAAACGACTTTGTCCGGCCGAATTTACACCTTACGTTTATGCTGGTTCTGGTGGGACTATTTACCCAGCTTGGGCAGCTGGGTTTAACCAATGCAATGAAAACCCTGACCGCGGGAAAAGCCTCTGCGTACTCCTATCTACAAATCGTATTTGCCGTCTTGATCAGTGTATTTATTTTCAAAGAGATCCCCCCGCTATGGACCTATATTGGCGGAGCACTGATTATTTCAGGGGCACTGATTAACGTCCTGGATTCGAAGGTAAAGACCGAATCTGGTCGCAAAAATGCCCAGATCAAATAA
- a CDS encoding rubredoxin: METYECTVCGHVYDSEKGDPDNNIAPGTSFQDVPEDWTCPVCGAAKSAFEKA, encoded by the coding sequence ATGGAAACGTATGAATGTACCGTTTGCGGTCATGTGTATGACTCTGAAAAAGGTGACCCTGATAACAACATTGCCCCAGGAACATCGTTTCAAGATGTTCCAGAAGACTGGACTTGTCCGGTATGTGGTGCAGCAAAAAGCGCTTTTGAAAAAGCTTAA
- a CDS encoding AraC family transcriptional regulator, with product MIEKQAFVDILQENDRLNTFFKALASKKIDRDFNDAQHLKEEGNESVELKQELRINKSIDFINANYSNQITLDQLAGQAGVSRFYFSRMFKISTGLTFKNYLNTKRLDAAKRLLERPNVNVSQACFSVGFNDASYFSRLFKRHEGICPSTYKNQCYKGKTRFSF from the coding sequence GTGATTGAAAAACAGGCGTTTGTCGATATTTTACAAGAAAATGACAGGCTGAATACTTTTTTTAAGGCGCTTGCCAGCAAGAAGATTGACAGGGACTTTAATGACGCGCAGCACTTAAAAGAAGAAGGAAACGAATCTGTAGAACTAAAGCAGGAATTGAGAATTAATAAATCCATTGATTTTATAAACGCCAATTATAGCAATCAAATCACCCTGGATCAATTGGCCGGGCAAGCAGGTGTGAGTCGGTTCTATTTCAGCCGGATGTTTAAGATATCCACGGGGCTAACGTTTAAAAATTACCTGAATACTAAACGGCTGGATGCTGCGAAACGCCTGCTTGAGCGGCCCAATGTAAATGTATCTCAGGCGTGTTTTTCGGTGGGCTTCAATGATGCCTCTTATTTTTCCAGACTTTTTAAACGCCATGAAGGCATTTGCCCCTCTACATACAAGAACCAGTGCTATAAAGGAAAAACGCGTTTCTCTTTTTGA
- a CDS encoding tetratricopeptide repeat protein codes for MMKLYVILITGICLVVLPGLLNGCSLSGRNKATPPAQRPATRVWKTDEIKPNHLALAEQLVQDKFYDVAQVQLIHARKFQRLKTAEQVRTYDLSGVCARETGDFNSAETWLKKGLSLDRKNASIYNNLGILYAMEEHFEKAAKALEKAVSYNPGRADFTNNLGWVTMARKDYAGAQIYFKKSLALDPGNATAVNNLALSLGMQNKDTQAFDLLRRHQSPEDARHNMEYIRTRREETGRTWERPFKVQARKPLAPDNDNAATGLPGDGANEVYKNYQDALKKSE; via the coding sequence ATGATGAAACTTTATGTAATACTGATTACAGGAATTTGTCTGGTTGTTCTGCCCGGCCTTCTAAACGGGTGCAGCCTTTCCGGCAGGAACAAGGCAACGCCGCCGGCACAAAGACCTGCGACCAGGGTCTGGAAAACCGATGAAATTAAGCCCAACCATCTGGCCCTGGCCGAACAGCTGGTTCAGGATAAATTTTATGATGTAGCACAGGTCCAGTTGATCCACGCAAGAAAATTCCAGCGACTTAAGACCGCAGAACAGGTCAGGACCTATGATCTTTCAGGTGTGTGTGCCAGGGAAACCGGGGACTTTAACTCCGCTGAAACATGGCTGAAAAAAGGGCTTTCCCTGGACAGGAAAAATGCCAGTATTTACAACAATCTGGGTATCCTGTACGCCATGGAAGAACATTTTGAAAAAGCTGCCAAAGCCCTTGAAAAAGCAGTGAGTTATAATCCAGGCAGGGCCGATTTCACCAACAATCTTGGCTGGGTAACCATGGCCCGGAAGGATTATGCAGGGGCGCAAATTTATTTTAAAAAAAGCCTTGCCCTTGATCCCGGCAATGCCACGGCAGTCAATAATCTGGCCCTGAGCCTGGGTATGCAGAATAAGGATACCCAGGCATTTGACCTGCTGCGGCGGCATCAAAGCCCGGAAGATGCCCGGCACAATATGGAATATATCCGGACCCGGCGCGAAGAGACCGGCCGGACCTGGGAAAGACCGTTCAAAGTCCAGGCTCGAAAGCCCCTTGCCCCTGACAATGACAATGCAGCCACAGGTCTGCCAGGGGATGGGGCCAATGAGGTATATAAAAACTATCAGGATGCCCTAAAAAAATCTGAATAG
- a CDS encoding type II secretion system F family protein, translating to MSLQETVIQVALFCSTFWISFVIIDKIQNAALRRAALKRMRQRNSRPDLKMPVFNASSHAFFRTLGQMVMPKKDKELTVIRKKLIHAGYREKDALMILYGVKIVLGAGLSVLSFIILFSWGLMPVKHLLLLFIPFGTGYILPDVSLKNKIKQRKTALFRELPDTMDLLIVCLKAGLGFDDALYRVCRKLDHIAPVLSRELGIYFLEVKSGIPRPQALGNLEEKNPSKELKAMVTVLQQSLSTGTDIADALGVYTDAMREQRRQAAEEEGAKLSTKLTVPLVVFIMPALMLIILGPVIINFINLSRQGF from the coding sequence ATGAGCCTTCAGGAAACAGTGATACAGGTTGCTTTATTTTGCTCAACCTTCTGGATCAGCTTTGTGATCATCGACAAAATTCAGAATGCTGCACTGAGACGCGCCGCACTTAAACGAATGCGCCAACGCAACAGCAGGCCCGACCTTAAAATGCCCGTATTCAACGCATCATCCCATGCGTTTTTCAGAACATTAGGGCAGATGGTTATGCCCAAAAAGGACAAAGAGCTGACTGTGATCCGCAAAAAACTGATCCATGCCGGATACAGGGAAAAGGATGCCTTGATGATCCTTTACGGGGTTAAAATCGTACTTGGCGCAGGCCTATCTGTTCTAAGCTTTATCATACTTTTTTCCTGGGGCCTTATGCCGGTAAAACACCTGCTGCTCTTGTTTATCCCCTTTGGGACCGGATATATTCTGCCGGATGTATCGTTGAAAAACAAAATCAAACAACGAAAGACGGCTCTTTTCCGGGAATTGCCCGACACCATGGATCTGTTAATTGTCTGCCTGAAAGCGGGCCTGGGGTTTGATGACGCCCTGTACCGGGTATGCCGCAAGCTGGACCACATCGCCCCCGTTCTGTCCCGGGAACTGGGCATCTATTTTTTAGAAGTCAAAAGCGGTATTCCCAGGCCCCAGGCGTTGGGTAACCTTGAAGAAAAAAATCCGTCCAAAGAGTTGAAAGCGATGGTAACGGTGCTTCAACAATCCCTGTCAACGGGGACGGATATTGCGGACGCTTTGGGAGTGTATACCGATGCCATGCGGGAACAGCGGCGCCAGGCAGCAGAAGAAGAAGGAGCCAAGCTCTCAACCAAACTGACCGTGCCTCTGGTGGTGTTTATCATGCCGGCCCTGATGCTGATCATCCTGGGACCGGTTATTATTAACTTTATCAACCTATCCAGACAAGGATTTTAG
- a CDS encoding type II secretion system F family protein, whose amino-acid sequence MPPVRVFLFVFFIVFPVFLGVAKGLDHIQMKAKTRQRLKKMAARKTKISGAPAIRPPGDATGPQRAGRTVNRMEYLLISAGIRMTARTCILALFCTGTALSVITGLITGTIVLPAAVFVLSLGLPVLFLIFKKKQMEKQMIQELPEAIGIIVRALQIGRHVDGALKDAAQALYGPLSVEIKIIYQEIAMGFTFDQAFHNFENRYGNLPDIKLFCTAFVIQRETGGNLVQILESLASTVTKRFTFQRKIKTYTAEARASAVIIGLLPFLFAVVTWFFNPDYIHRLTGTDLGKIMIYAAIFLEITGFVVMRKMAGLKL is encoded by the coding sequence ATGCCCCCTGTACGGGTTTTTCTTTTTGTTTTCTTTATTGTCTTTCCTGTATTTCTGGGAGTGGCCAAAGGACTGGACCATATACAGATGAAGGCAAAAACCAGGCAGCGCTTAAAAAAAATGGCCGCCCGGAAAACAAAGATTTCCGGCGCACCTGCCATCAGGCCGCCAGGCGACGCAACCGGACCGCAAAGAGCCGGAAGAACAGTCAACCGAATGGAATATCTTCTGATCAGTGCCGGTATCAGGATGACTGCCAGGACTTGCATCCTTGCATTGTTTTGTACAGGAACGGCCTTATCGGTGATCACAGGCCTGATCACCGGCACCATCGTCCTACCGGCAGCCGTTTTTGTTTTAAGCCTTGGCCTGCCCGTTCTTTTTTTAATTTTCAAAAAAAAGCAGATGGAAAAACAGATGATCCAGGAACTTCCCGAAGCCATTGGAATCATTGTCCGGGCGCTTCAAATCGGGCGGCATGTGGACGGCGCGCTCAAGGATGCGGCACAGGCACTTTATGGGCCCTTAAGCGTGGAGATCAAAATCATTTACCAGGAAATAGCCATGGGATTTACCTTTGACCAGGCCTTTCACAACTTTGAAAACCGGTACGGCAATTTGCCCGATATCAAACTGTTCTGCACAGCGTTTGTGATCCAGCGGGAAACCGGCGGCAACCTGGTACAGATCCTTGAGTCCCTTGCAAGCACCGTCACAAAGCGCTTTACCTTCCAGCGCAAGATTAAAACCTATACGGCTGAGGCCCGGGCCAGTGCCGTGATTATTGGGCTTCTGCCGTTTCTGTTCGCTGTGGTCACCTGGTTTTTTAATCCGGATTATATCCACCGGCTGACCGGCACCGATCTTGGCAAAATCATGATTTATGCGGCAATTTTTCTCGAAATTACCGGATTTGTCGTTATGAGGAAAATGGCGGGTTTGAAGCTATGA
- a CDS encoding CpaF family protein, giving the protein MENIIVRGKEMRLSRRINAKETQNNGVSPKPDTLGEKYNTVKSKIHLSLVDRLDLTTVTDLSSEELAGTIRSILNEITAMESIPLNLKERSTLISELIYEITGFGPLQTLLEDESVQDILVNGYSQVMVEREGLLYPTGVRFRDDRHLMHIIDKIVSSVGRRVDEASPMVDARLPDGSRVNVIIPPLALDGPMLSIRKFGTTRITGIHLLEKKALSPAMMTFLNAAIRAKLNILISGGTGAGKTTLLNVLSENIPENERIITIEDSAELQLHQTHVVRLESRPPNIEGKGQVRLSDLVKNSLRMRPDRIIVGESRGAEVIDMLQAMNTGHPGSMSTVHANSPMDALTRLEVMATMGDINFNENSLRTLVSRAIHLIVHITRLNDGTRRITHISEISGIREGAIALTTVFALERTGTDTHQKTSGAFKGLGRIPNAVEHIRLSGISLDPDMFKDVTEI; this is encoded by the coding sequence ATGGAAAACATTATTGTTCGGGGCAAAGAGATGAGACTGAGCCGCCGCATCAACGCAAAGGAGACCCAAAACAACGGCGTATCCCCAAAGCCTGACACCCTTGGTGAAAAATACAACACCGTTAAATCAAAGATCCATCTCTCACTGGTGGACCGCCTGGATCTTACCACGGTCACAGACCTTTCCAGTGAAGAGCTGGCCGGGACCATACGGTCCATCCTGAACGAAATTACGGCCATGGAATCCATCCCTCTGAATTTAAAGGAACGCTCCACCCTGATTTCAGAGCTGATTTATGAGATTACCGGCTTTGGCCCGCTGCAGACATTACTGGAGGACGAATCCGTCCAGGACATCCTGGTTAACGGTTACAGCCAGGTCATGGTGGAGCGCGAAGGTCTGCTCTACCCCACCGGTGTCAGATTCAGGGACGACCGGCACTTGATGCATATCATTGATAAAATTGTCTCGTCTGTGGGCAGACGGGTGGACGAGGCTTCCCCCATGGTGGATGCACGGCTGCCGGACGGTTCCCGGGTAAATGTGATCATCCCGCCTCTGGCCCTGGACGGCCCCATGCTCTCCATCAGAAAATTCGGCACCACCCGGATTACAGGTATTCATCTCCTTGAAAAAAAGGCATTGAGCCCAGCCATGATGACTTTTTTAAACGCCGCCATCCGCGCCAAACTCAACATCCTGATCTCCGGCGGCACAGGTGCCGGAAAGACCACCCTGCTCAACGTGCTGTCCGAAAACATCCCTGAAAACGAACGAATCATCACCATTGAAGACAGTGCAGAGCTGCAGCTGCACCAAACCCATGTGGTCCGGTTGGAATCCCGGCCCCCCAACATCGAAGGCAAAGGCCAGGTGCGGCTGTCGGACCTGGTGAAAAACAGCCTGCGAATGCGGCCTGACCGAATTATTGTGGGAGAAAGCCGTGGGGCGGAAGTCATTGACATGCTCCAGGCCATGAACACCGGCCACCCGGGTTCCATGTCCACAGTCCATGCCAATTCGCCCATGGATGCACTGACCAGGCTTGAAGTCATGGCCACCATGGGTGATATCAATTTTAACGAAAACTCTTTAAGGACGTTGGTCAGCAGGGCCATTCACCTGATTGTCCACATCACCCGCCTAAATGACGGCACCCGCAGGATAACCCACATTTCAGAAATTTCCGGCATCCGGGAGGGTGCCATCGCCCTGACAACAGTATTTGCACTTGAACGCACCGGCACCGATACCCACCAGAAAACCAGCGGTGCGTTTAAAGGTCTGGGACGTATTCCAAACGCCGTCGAACATATCCGCTTATCCGGCATCTCCCTGGATCCGGATATGTTCAAGGATGTCACGGAGATTTGA
- a CDS encoding AAA family ATPase, translating to MSFGQEYIAVVAGADNQMAETIRTGISPLARVAAVLPDAWEDMGLLSDLKPDLIFLDITRDSSSGMQALKQILATLPQAKVFLIDPGTHPPTLIEGFRNGAADIIFPESTGKEILTRVRQMLSRTEGNIHQGQVLTLFSLKGGVGVTTLALNLADLIREATNSKVLFLDLNLFMGDVTAYLDIAPDFTPFELVEDLDRMDKDLLFSSLFCHESGLYIMTARDEINDADAVSGKDVARMILFLQDHFDYIVVDASHQFSRQTLEALAATDILLALVIQSIPSAKGVGKTLEFLQDIDFKPEALKVVLNRNLKRSEFQKPDLERIFNQKISFVLDNDTAVMNKAVGKGAFLRQSAPNARLTRQIRQMAAGLTGTVPVRPPGWKTLLFGAKR from the coding sequence ATGAGCTTTGGACAAGAATATATTGCCGTTGTTGCAGGCGCTGATAACCAGATGGCCGAGACCATCCGGACAGGCATTTCCCCCCTTGCCCGGGTGGCCGCAGTATTACCCGACGCCTGGGAAGACATGGGATTGCTTTCGGACCTGAAACCGGATCTGATATTCCTGGATATCACCCGGGACTCATCATCGGGCATGCAAGCCTTAAAGCAGATTCTGGCAACCCTGCCCCAGGCCAAGGTGTTTCTGATTGATCCGGGCACTCACCCCCCTACCCTTATAGAAGGGTTCAGAAACGGGGCGGCCGATATTATTTTTCCTGAATCCACAGGCAAAGAGATCCTGACCCGCGTGCGCCAGATGCTCTCCAGAACCGAAGGCAATATTCATCAGGGCCAGGTATTGACCCTATTTTCCCTGAAAGGCGGGGTTGGGGTGACGACCCTTGCCCTGAACCTGGCGGATCTGATCCGGGAAGCCACCAATTCAAAAGTTTTATTTTTAGACCTAAACCTGTTCATGGGAGATGTGACGGCCTACCTGGATATTGCACCGGACTTCACCCCCTTTGAACTGGTGGAAGATCTTGACAGGATGGACAAAGACCTGCTGTTTTCTTCCCTTTTCTGCCATGAATCCGGGCTTTACATCATGACGGCCCGGGATGAGATTAACGACGCCGATGCGGTGAGCGGCAAGGATGTAGCCCGAATGATTCTGTTCTTACAAGACCATTTTGACTATATCGTGGTGGATGCGTCCCATCAGTTTTCCCGGCAGACCCTGGAAGCCCTTGCCGCCACAGACATACTTCTGGCCTTAGTGATCCAGTCCATCCCCTCGGCCAAGGGCGTCGGCAAAACCCTGGAGTTTTTACAGGATATCGATTTTAAACCGGAGGCACTTAAGGTCGTGCTCAACCGGAACTTAAAACGCAGTGAATTTCAAAAGCCCGATCTTGAACGGATCTTTAACCAAAAAATTTCCTTTGTTCTGGACAATGATACGGCTGTCATGAACAAAGCCGTGGGCAAAGGCGCTTTTTTGCGGCAGTCAGCCCCCAATGCGCGGCTGACCCGTCAGATCCGGCAGATGGCAGCCGGCCTTACCGGAACAGTCCCGGTACGTCCCCCAGGATGGAAAACATTATTGTTCGGGGCAAAGAGATGA
- a CDS encoding pilus assembly protein N-terminal domain-containing protein, whose protein sequence is MKTEPFTLQAAIIRILIAWGVCTILMTGSLPVNASENVYVEIRHSRLIKTKKPITRAAVANPKTADVEVLTPTSVLLIAKSKTPASTSLILWFGEDHVRTYDIHVFSTIPAKALTALKKRILGMAPGVTVELLDTGAGENAQTLILNGEVSSQQILDQVLNLVKGFGMEPLNLIKLTGSQQVQLKVMIAEVSNSALRDMGINFAHVSDNFGVGIYKGGSTSSFGESDNDSNSGDLEYTIGESFSSAFQIAMVSTKGNWLGVLSLLKTQGLARSLATPTLVTMNGQKAQFQAGGEYPVPMEGEDGPTIEHKEYGVMLSFTPYIIDKDTITLEVSPEVSSLDYSVEVSSGGTTVPGLNTRKATTTLQLKSGQTFAMAGLMQQNYYQTVHKIPFLGDMPFIGSLFTAKEHSISESELVVMVTPTIVRAMNPAQVPGLPGNEIKTRTTDTDFFIQNDLDTTKQERTTRTGFKGKTGFIK, encoded by the coding sequence ATGAAGACTGAACCATTCACTTTGCAGGCAGCCATAATACGCATCCTTATTGCCTGGGGGGTCTGTACCATACTCATGACAGGCAGCTTACCGGTTAACGCCTCGGAGAATGTCTATGTGGAAATCCGTCATTCCAGGCTGATCAAAACTAAAAAACCCATTACCCGGGCCGCCGTGGCAAATCCCAAAACAGCGGATGTTGAAGTGCTGACACCCACAAGCGTACTGTTGATTGCCAAATCAAAGACACCCGCCTCCACCAGTCTGATTCTTTGGTTTGGGGAAGACCATGTCCGGACCTATGATATTCACGTATTCAGCACCATTCCGGCCAAAGCGCTTACAGCACTAAAAAAGAGGATTTTGGGCATGGCACCGGGCGTTACGGTGGAATTGCTTGATACCGGGGCCGGAGAGAATGCCCAGACGCTTATTCTCAACGGTGAAGTATCTTCCCAGCAAATCCTTGACCAGGTTTTAAATTTAGTAAAAGGCTTTGGCATGGAACCCCTGAATCTAATCAAGCTCACCGGCTCCCAGCAGGTCCAGCTCAAGGTGATGATTGCCGAAGTTTCCAATTCGGCCCTGCGGGATATGGGAATTAATTTCGCCCATGTCAGTGACAATTTTGGTGTGGGAATCTACAAAGGGGGCAGCACCTCTTCATTCGGTGAAAGCGATAACGATTCGAACTCCGGCGACTTGGAGTACACTATTGGCGAATCATTTTCTTCGGCATTCCAGATCGCCATGGTATCAACCAAAGGCAACTGGCTGGGTGTGCTCAGTTTGCTTAAGACCCAGGGACTTGCCAGATCCCTTGCCACGCCAACACTTGTAACCATGAACGGACAAAAGGCCCAATTCCAGGCCGGCGGCGAATATCCGGTGCCCATGGAGGGAGAGGACGGCCCCACCATTGAACACAAGGAATACGGGGTGATGCTCAGTTTTACCCCATATATCATTGATAAGGACACCATCACCCTGGAGGTCAGTCCGGAAGTCTCATCCCTGGACTATTCGGTGGAGGTCTCTTCGGGCGGGACCACAGTACCGGGGCTGAATACCCGGAAAGCCACCACCACATTGCAGCTCAAATCAGGCCAGACCTTTGCCATGGCAGGGCTGATGCAGCAAAACTATTACCAGACCGTTCATAAAATCCCATTTCTGGGAGACATGCCCTTTATCGGATCATTATTCACGGCAAAAGAACACAGCATATCGGAAAGTGAACTGGTAGTCATGGTAACGCCCACCATTGTCCGGGCCATGAATCCGGCCCAGGTGCCTGGCCTGCCCGGAAATGAAATAAAAACCCGGACCACGGACACAGATTTTTTCATTCAAAATGATCTGGATACCACCAAACAGGAAAGGACAACGCGGACGGGATTTAAAGGCAAAACAGGGTTTATCAAATGA